From Vagococcus jeotgali, one genomic window encodes:
- a CDS encoding flavodoxin, translated as MTLAKIVYASLTGNTEEIADIVAEALEELNIDVEVHECTQIDADTFLDADICVVASYTYDDVLLPDEIVDFHEDLLELDLSGKTYGVVGSGDTFYPFFCQVVDQFGVAFEKTGAIKGAEAVKVDLAAEEDDIVALEKFADDLVKAATNN; from the coding sequence ATGACTTTAGCAAAAATTGTTTATGCTAGTTTAACTGGTAACACTGAAGAAATTGCTGATATTGTTGCAGAGGCTCTAGAGGAGCTAAATATAGATGTAGAAGTTCATGAATGTACACAAATTGATGCGGATACGTTTTTAGATGCCGATATTTGTGTGGTAGCAAGTTATACTTATGATGATGTATTGCTGCCTGATGAGATTGTGGATTTTCATGAGGATTTATTAGAACTTGATTTAAGCGGGAAAACTTACGGGGTAGTGGGTTCTGGAGACACGTTTTATCCTTTCTTCTGTCAAGTTGTTGACCAATTTGGTGTAGCCTTTGAAAAGACGGGTGCAATTAAGGGGGCTGAGGCCGTTAAAGTTGATTTAGCAGCTGAAGAGGATGATATTGTGGCTTTAGAAAAGTTTGCAGATGACTTAGTCAAAGCTGCCACAAACAATTAG